A window from Rhizosphaericola mali encodes these proteins:
- a CDS encoding glycosyltransferase family 9 protein codes for MKILIIRFSSIGDIVLTTPVMRCLKEQLDGCEIHYLTKSNFKGIIQNNPFIDKVFLLENNLPEIITQLKWEEYDEVVDLHHNLRTWRIKRKLKVKNTHSFDKLNYQKWLLTKFKINHLPKIHIVDRYLATVGHLGVKNDGKGLDYFIPEKDHLANNLFPDFCKNGYVGVVIGASYETKQLPVNKLKDLCHNIQQPIVLLGGKEDAKIGEELAYLYPNKIWNTCGQFNLNQSAYLVKMADFIISNDTGLMHIAAAFHKKIISIWGNTVPEFGMNPYYGAQKVFSFESQVQDLKCRPCSKIGHHSCPKKHFKCMMKQDVEVIVIQLNN; via the coding sequence ATGAAAATTTTGATCATTCGCTTTTCGTCCATTGGTGATATCGTTTTAACTACACCTGTTATGCGCTGTTTGAAAGAGCAATTGGATGGCTGTGAAATCCACTATTTGACAAAAAGTAATTTTAAGGGGATAATTCAAAATAACCCATTTATAGATAAAGTTTTCTTATTGGAAAATAATCTACCAGAAATTATTACTCAATTAAAATGGGAAGAATATGATGAGGTCGTTGACCTGCATCACAATCTGCGTACTTGGAGAATTAAGCGAAAATTAAAGGTGAAAAATACACATTCCTTTGATAAACTAAATTATCAAAAATGGTTACTTACTAAATTTAAAATCAATCATTTACCCAAAATTCATATTGTTGATCGTTATCTCGCTACAGTTGGTCATTTGGGGGTGAAAAATGATGGAAAAGGTTTGGATTATTTTATTCCAGAAAAAGATCATTTAGCTAATAATTTGTTCCCAGATTTTTGTAAAAATGGATATGTGGGCGTAGTTATTGGCGCTTCTTATGAAACCAAACAATTGCCTGTCAATAAATTAAAAGATTTATGTCACAATATTCAACAGCCAATTGTTTTATTGGGTGGAAAAGAAGATGCTAAAATAGGTGAGGAGTTGGCTTATCTATATCCCAATAAAATATGGAATACTTGTGGGCAATTTAATTTGAATCAAAGTGCCTATTTGGTTAAAATGGCAGATTTTATCATTTCAAATGATACCGGTTTGATGCATATTGCCGCTGCCTTTCATAAAAAAATTATATCTATTTGGGGAAATACCGTACCGGAATTTGGAATGAATCCTTATTACGGAGCTCAAAAAGTATTTTCATTCGAAAGCCAAGTACAGGATTTAAAATGTCGACCTTGTAGTAAAATCGGACATCATTCTTGTCCCAAAAAGCATTTTAAATGTATGATGAAGCAAGATGTAGAAGTAATTGTAATTCAATTAAATAATTAA
- a CDS encoding GNAT family N-acetyltransferase, whose translation MLKETNQPIGMCGITKRDFLEYPDLGFAFLDEFTGNGYAFEITAKMCQQLLLSQSTISLITNNHNLASIKLAHKLQFQFVKTYYELHFLADISVFILSNNKKSLTINI comes from the coding sequence ATCTTAAAAGAAACGAATCAACCAATTGGTATGTGCGGCATTACGAAACGAGATTTTTTAGAATATCCGGATCTAGGATTTGCTTTTTTAGATGAATTTACTGGAAATGGATATGCTTTTGAAATCACAGCTAAAATGTGTCAGCAGTTACTTTTATCTCAATCTACAATTTCCCTCATTACAAACAATCACAATCTAGCCTCCATAAAATTGGCACATAAACTACAATTTCAATTCGTAAAAACATATTATGAACTCCACTTTCTAGCGGATATTTCTGTATTTATTTTATCAAATAATAAAAAATCATTGACAATAAATATTTGA
- a CDS encoding NAD(P)-dependent alcohol dehydrogenase, with the protein MITTKGYAASSATSGLAPWEFERREVGAKDVLIKILYSGICHSDIHQVKSEWAPAFYPIVPGHEIIGKIEKVGSEVTKFKVGDLAGIGCMVRSCGECENCKSGQEQFCLKGKTVWTYNSKDADGTVTYGGYSNQIVADESFVLHISDKLDISKAAPLLCAGVTTYSPLSRWKVGKGHKLGVLGLGGLGHMAVKFGVAFGAEVTMISHSPSKEQDAKKLGAHKFCNTNDPEQLKALDGYFDFIIDTVSAPHDYNMYLKMLKVNGVHICVGIPPVPMEIMGRSLMGGNRVLTASSIGGIPETQEMLDFCAENQIHPEVEIVPIDYVNKAYDRVLASDIKYRFVIDMSTLN; encoded by the coding sequence ATGATTACAACAAAAGGGTATGCAGCTAGTTCCGCTACAAGTGGATTAGCTCCATGGGAATTTGAAAGAAGAGAAGTCGGAGCAAAAGATGTATTAATTAAAATTTTATATAGTGGTATTTGCCACTCTGATATTCACCAAGTTAAGAGCGAATGGGCTCCTGCATTTTATCCCATCGTACCAGGTCATGAGATCATTGGAAAAATTGAAAAAGTAGGATCGGAAGTAACCAAATTTAAAGTTGGTGATCTTGCAGGTATTGGATGTATGGTTCGTTCTTGCGGCGAGTGTGAAAATTGCAAATCTGGCCAAGAACAATTTTGCTTGAAAGGAAAAACAGTTTGGACATACAATTCAAAAGATGCAGACGGCACCGTAACTTATGGTGGATATTCCAACCAAATTGTAGCAGATGAAAGTTTCGTTTTGCATATTTCAGATAAATTGGATATTTCCAAAGCTGCACCTCTTTTATGTGCAGGCGTAACAACTTATTCTCCTTTGAGTAGATGGAAAGTTGGCAAAGGACACAAATTAGGCGTTTTAGGTCTTGGCGGATTGGGACACATGGCGGTAAAATTTGGTGTAGCTTTTGGCGCGGAAGTTACCATGATAAGTCATTCCCCATCTAAAGAACAAGATGCCAAAAAATTAGGCGCACATAAGTTTTGCAATACGAATGATCCAGAGCAATTAAAAGCATTGGATGGTTATTTTGATTTTATTATTGACACGGTTTCCGCACCACACGATTACAACATGTACTTGAAAATGTTGAAGGTAAATGGTGTACACATTTGTGTTGGCATTCCTCCTGTTCCGATGGAAATCATGGGAAGATCTTTGATGGGTGGTAATCGCGTATTGACAGCTTCAAGTATTGGAGGAATTCCCGAAACACAAGAAATGTTAGACTTCTGTGCGGAAAACCAAATACATCCTGAAGTGGAAATTGTACCAATTGATTATGTAAATAAAGCCTACGATAGAGTTTTAGCAAGTGATATAAAATATCGTTTTGTTATTGACATGTCAACTTTAAATTAA
- a CDS encoding T9SS type A sorting domain-containing protein, translating to MIRLLPRCFIIALFLLIIGLFPSFNANGRFAIGQSIHSDTISLFNLYGKNLENIDVKKFVSKLYPNPASNYVIIEFDRTLPTNTHLLVYSFTGSKMADIMISNLKVDLNLSNYYRGLYLYQLIATTGKILESGKFQVIK from the coding sequence ATGATTAGACTTTTACCCAGATGTTTTATTATAGCCTTATTTCTTTTGATTATTGGACTTTTCCCGTCCTTTAATGCAAATGGGAGATTTGCAATTGGGCAGTCTATTCATTCCGATACTATTTCATTGTTTAATTTATATGGAAAAAATTTGGAAAATATAGACGTAAAAAAATTCGTATCTAAACTTTATCCAAATCCTGCTAGCAATTATGTTATTATCGAATTTGATAGAACACTACCTACAAACACACATCTATTAGTTTACAGTTTTACTGGAAGTAAAATGGCAGACATTATGATTTCTAATTTAAAAGTTGATTTAAACTTGAGTAATTATTATAGAGGTTTATATTTATACCAACTTATAGCGACAACTGGAAAAATTCTCGAAAGCGGTAAATTTCAAGTTATTAAGTAA
- a CDS encoding nucleotidyltransferase family protein, which produces MTKEPILVVLAAGLASRYGSLKQMERFGPSGETIVDYALYDAIKAGFKKVVFIIRKDFFDEFKEMFEPQLKNKIKISYAFQDLHSHLGSHILPLERKKPFGTAQAIICAADQIDGAFAVVNADDFYGYEAFEKGIEFLTNHIQPNLYGSVAFRLGKTISDNGYVSRGEITADGNNNIAKIQERVKIYPENGKIYYEENDIKHEMDSDTLVSMNFFCFDRNFVELCIQEYANFLDENILDIKSEFFMPSVADKFIQDKIGQIKILPVASKWFGVTYKEDGPLVRENIGQLINEGKYPNNLWNI; this is translated from the coding sequence ATGACAAAAGAACCTATATTAGTGGTATTGGCTGCGGGATTAGCGAGTAGATACGGAAGTTTAAAACAGATGGAGCGTTTCGGTCCATCTGGAGAGACCATCGTTGACTATGCTTTATACGATGCTATTAAAGCAGGATTTAAAAAAGTTGTGTTTATAATAAGAAAAGATTTTTTTGATGAATTCAAAGAAATGTTTGAACCACAACTTAAAAATAAGATCAAAATTTCATATGCCTTTCAAGATTTGCATAGCCATCTAGGATCGCATATACTACCGTTGGAAAGGAAAAAGCCGTTTGGTACTGCACAGGCTATAATCTGTGCCGCAGATCAAATTGATGGAGCTTTTGCTGTTGTAAATGCAGATGATTTTTATGGGTATGAGGCATTTGAAAAAGGTATTGAGTTTTTAACAAATCATATTCAACCTAATCTTTATGGTTCCGTAGCATTTAGATTAGGAAAAACGATTAGCGATAATGGTTATGTAAGTAGGGGAGAAATTACTGCAGATGGAAATAATAATATTGCAAAAATACAAGAGCGAGTAAAAATTTATCCGGAAAATGGCAAAATCTACTATGAAGAAAATGATATCAAACATGAAATGGATAGTGATACATTAGTTAGTATGAATTTCTTTTGTTTTGATCGCAATTTTGTAGAATTATGTATTCAAGAATATGCTAACTTTTTAGACGAGAATATTTTAGATATAAAATCTGAATTTTTTATGCCTTCTGTAGCGGATAAATTTATTCAAGATAAAATTGGACAAATTAAAATTTTACCTGTTGCCTCCAAATGGTTCGGTGTAACATATAAAGAGGATGGGCCATTGGTGAGGGAAAATATTGGACAATTAATAAATGAAGGAAAGTATCCCAATAATCTTTGGAATATATAA
- a CDS encoding GNAT family N-acetyltransferase: MKYQPNQFLIETERLKWRQFELEDAEFLIELFNCNGWIENIGDRSIYTKQNAENYIINIPLVLVLLS; the protein is encoded by the coding sequence ATGAAATATCAACCAAATCAATTCCTTATAGAAACAGAAAGGCTTAAATGGCGGCAATTTGAATTAGAGGATGCTGAATTTTTAATTGAATTATTTAATTGTAATGGTTGGATTGAAAATATCGGAGATCGAAGCATTTACACAAAACAAAATGCAGAAAATTATATAATCAATATACCTTTGGTTTTGGTGCTGTTATCTTAA